A single Micromonospora sp. CCTCC AA 2012012 DNA region contains:
- the egtC gene encoding ergothioneine biosynthesis protein EgtC, whose translation MCRHLAYLGPPVGLRTLLYDPPHALLRQSWAPRDMRGGGTINADGFGVGWYPAADADPVRYRRAQPMWGDTTLPELAAVTVAGAVLAAVRSATVGMPVQESAAAPFAEGRWLFSHNGVVRGWPDAVVPLAADLPVRDLLTLDAPTDAALLWALVRHRLRAGEDPVEALAATVSAVAAAAPGSRLNLLLTDGRQVVATVAGHALSVRTTGESVTLASEPLDDDPGWHAVPDGQLVVATAAGVRTRALPAG comes from the coding sequence ATGTGTCGGCACCTGGCGTACCTCGGCCCGCCGGTCGGGCTGCGGACCCTGCTCTACGACCCGCCGCACGCGCTGCTGCGGCAGTCGTGGGCCCCGCGCGACATGCGCGGCGGCGGCACGATCAACGCGGACGGCTTCGGTGTCGGCTGGTATCCGGCCGCCGACGCCGACCCGGTCCGCTACCGGCGGGCGCAGCCGATGTGGGGCGACACCACCCTGCCGGAGCTGGCGGCGGTGACCGTGGCGGGCGCGGTGCTGGCGGCGGTCCGCTCGGCCACCGTCGGGATGCCGGTGCAGGAGAGCGCCGCCGCCCCGTTCGCCGAGGGGCGCTGGCTGTTCAGCCACAACGGGGTGGTCCGGGGCTGGCCCGACGCGGTGGTGCCGCTCGCCGCCGACCTGCCGGTACGGGACCTGCTCACGCTGGACGCGCCGACCGACGCGGCGCTGCTCTGGGCGCTGGTGCGGCACCGGCTGCGGGCCGGCGAGGATCCGGTCGAGGCCCTCGCGGCGACCGTCTCGGCGGTGGCGGCGGCCGCACCCGGTTCCCGGCTGAACCTGCTGCTGACCGACGGGCGGCAGGTGGTGGCGACGGTCGCCGGGCACGCGCTGTCGGTACGCACCACGGGGGAGTCGGTGACCCTCGCCTCGGAACCTCTCGACGACGACCCCGGCTGGCACGCGGTGCCGGACGGGCAGCTGGTGGTGGCCACCGCCGCCGGGGTGCGCACCCGCGCCCTCCCGGCCGGG